A genomic window from Vanessa atalanta chromosome 7, ilVanAtal1.2, whole genome shotgun sequence includes:
- the LOC125065511 gene encoding DNA polymerase theta-like, giving the protein MLQVNCNEIDLQKLTENVSFLADCFDNSFALQSSLNYVKECAKEINIEKNNLKNRSLSKKREYRKEFKHILDSSVSSTEIVSQLKRNRNLNKKLNNWGLPREIANKYELRGITEMFDWQVDCLANPKILSDCRNLLYSAPTSAGKTLVAEILTIKTVLERQKKVIIILPFVSIVREKMFYLQDILSSSGIRVEGFMGSQSPPGGLQAVHVAICTIEKANSLINKLLEEGNISELGAVVVDELHLLGDPHRGYILELLLTKIKYVSLTLQDVKVQIVGMSATLPNLGILASWLDAELFITEFRPIPLNEYCLVGNKYYDKSGQYIGLLEDPKVLGIEGDYVLSLCLETLRDGCSILIFCMTKNWCENLAQSIASSFYKLGCSSNEQGMVLREQLKSQSILETLEQLKNCPVGLDQVLKNIVSFGVAYHHAGLTFDERDIIEGGFKSGAIRVLVATSTLSSGVNLPARKVIIRSPVFQKQPINILSYKQMIGRAGRMGKDTRGESVLICTPGEQKIGFDLMMGNLEPVKSCIESEDKFMRAILEMIASQDVCKKSDLDLYTKCTLLFNQECMEHSQNFLLGNTLKELVNCELIRIQNDGDGSKYVATSLGRACLSSSMAPNDGLSLFCELQKARQCLVLETDLHLIYLVTPYSVSSQWNNIDWLHLLTLWESLTAAMKRVGELVGVQESFIIRCLRGTKQFNNNYNKLNIHKRFYTALALQDLVNEVPLSEVSKKFQCARGFLQGLQQASSTFAGMVTAFCHQLGWKNMEMLISQFQDRLQFGIHSELLELMKLSSLNGVRARTLFDAGFETISSIASAAPNIIENCLHKSIPFQSEKEREGDDDTDVRKRNKMKNIWITGFCGMTTKEAAENLILEARKYLEQEIGVAEIKWKNIECPEKNTSVTNNYINKKTFIECIDNVNIKVSKLSETKNQIDQDLDENSEAKTTQATVISKGEIQADTLQVCDNTLNDFQVNKEVEIVDGENVHSKINENDNMTKVSLSPDKQELVWDSLNVTDAFFDNISKLPTSDNFLSPNISFGVMTNSDLATNVENNASKSISSKDISLFSSDGDNSSIFEESLPFDLLPNTIIDNKKSASDKKNIIYEADTIVDYVDINSKSILNVFKSPLIDVDDEDDFKLVYEDEKISPVQNISVMNISQENEIGNTQEFKESFIESNFKSPRKRHAISNKHCLRSAAKKSKKSILPEFHSTHDMFQIKIGPKSKNIVLKFANKIVNCYILNENDNCNNFFLIEKAKEVSIILDINSKETKSFTKLIGSNIFVKPKDSFENIQIHTEENLPVKGIALYLNSNSNICLYFDIMSLKSYLPEFKDKLKRFFSNARGIKLRMLSTKATYLQIKKWLEAVLLTPCSDITLGEWLLDSDEKTSRIMDLTKKYCNVDLFNTEIFVNDERKRYNNLDSHEKACLNTWCLWNISEEQIKSLEKYSLINKTLDTEIQVSKILADCEYYGITVDKDLASRLLIDVKSSQEVLQNKAFKLCGYHFNFNSAKDVAKVLGLYKGRKISTKKSVLTAHNSTMASIVIYWRKLNSILTKTLYPLTQQAVIYSRDDRISPSYTMHTCTGRISMHEPNLQNVPRTFSIPLEYLAVKDNIEPCGDVIEFNCRNIFKATPGYVFVSADYCQLEMRILTHYSKDAVLTRIMCSNVDVFKSIAASWSGVADELVDDDLRQKAKQLSYGILYGMGNKTLAQYLDVNEIEAAMFMDTFYNTYPAIKVFTQKVVDECRKNGYIETLMKRRRYLPDITSNMASKRGAAERQAINTTIQGSAADVAKAAMCAIDTKTSSDIDKPRLILQMHDELIYEVVESKKDNFIGILKSLMEETVRLNVPLPVKVKIGYTWGAMENV; this is encoded by the exons ATGTTACAAGTTAATTGCAATGAGATAGATTTGCAAAAACTAACAGAAAATGTTTCTTTTCTGGCCGATTGTTTTGATAATTCTTTTGCATTACAAAGCtccttaaattatgtaaaagaaTGTGCAAAGGAAATCAATAttgaaaagaataatttaaagaatagaAGCTTATCTAAAAAACGTGAATATCGTAAAGAATTTAAACACATTTTGGATTCTAGTGTTAGTAGTACTGAGATTGTTTcacaattaaaacgaaatagaaatttaaataaaaagttaaataattggGGCCTGCCTCGAGAAATAGCAAACAAATATGAACTTAGAGGCATTACTGAAATGTTTGATTGGCAAGTCGATTGCCTTGCTAATCCCAAAATTCTCTCAGATTGTCGAAACTTATTATACTCAGCTCCAACATCAGCAGGAAAAACACTTGTagctgaaatattaaccattaaaacTGTTTTGGAGCGTCAGAAAAAAGTTATCATTATATTACCTTTTGTATCTATAGTTAgggaaaaaatgttttatttgcaaGATATATTGTCCAGTTCTGGAATAAGAGTTGAAGGTTTCATGGGCTCCCAGTCACCTCCAGGCGGCTTACAAGCTGTCCATGTAGCAATATGCACTATAGAAAAAGCAaatagcttaataaataaacttcttgAGGAAGGGAACATCTCAGAATTGGGTGCAGTTGTTGTTGATGAGCTACATTTACTGGGAGATCCGCACAGGGGCTACATTTTAGAACTGCttttgactaaaataaaatatgtttcattaacACTGCAAGATGTTAAAGTGCAAATTGTTGGAATGTCTGCAACATTACCTAATTTGGGAATTTTGGCAAGTTGGTTAGATGCTGAATTATTTATCACAGAATTTAGACCCATACCTTTGAATGAATATTGTTTagttggaaataaatattatgacaaaaGTGGTCAGTATATTGGATTATTGGAAGACCCAAAAGTGTTGGGCATTGAAGGTGATTATGTACTATCTCTTTGTCTTGAAACTCTAAGAGATGGATGTTCCATATTGATATTTTGCATGACCAAGAACTGGTGTGAAAATTTAGCACAAAGTATTGcttcatcattttataaattaggttGTTCTAGTAATGAACAAGGAATGGTTTTGAGAGAACAGTTGAAGTCACAGAGTATATTAGAAACCctagaacaattaaaaaattgtccGGTGGGACTTGATcaagtacttaaaaatatagtttcattTGGTGTAGCCTATCATCATGCTGGGCTAACATTTGATGAGAGAGATATAATTGAAGGAGGGTTTAAGTCTGGAGCTATTAGAGTATTAGTAGCCACATCTACTCTAAGTTCAGGTGTAAATCTACCTGCCAGAAAGGTAATTATCAGATCGCCTGTATTCCAAAAacaaccaataaatattttgagctACAAACAAATGATAGGACGAGCAGGTAGAATGGGTAAAGATACAAGAGGTGAAAGTGTCTTAATATGTACACCAGGAGAGCAGAAAATTGGATTTGACTTAATGATGGGAAACTTGGAACCTGTTAAAAGCTGCATTGAAAGCGAAGATAAATTTATGAGAGCCATTCTCGAAATGATTGCTAGTCAAGATGTTTGTAAAAAGTCAGACTTGGATTTGTATACCAAATGTACACTGCTATTTAATCAGGAGTGTATGGAGCATTcacaaaactttttattagGAAATACATTGAAAGAACTGGTTAATTGTGAGTTAATTAGAATTCAAAATGATGGTGACGGTAGCAAGTATGTAGCAACATCACTGGGAAGAGCATGTCTGTCATCATCAATGGCACCCAATGATGGATTGTCTTTATTTTGTGAGTTGCAAAAAGCTCGTCAGTGCTTAGTATTAGAAACTGACCTGCATCTGATTTATCTTGTGACACCATATAGTGTCAGTAGTCAGTGGAATAATATAGACTGGTTGCATCTACTTACTCTGTGGGAATCACTTACAGCAGCAATGAAAAGAGTAGGGGAACTTGTTGGTGTGCAAGAAAGCTTTATTATTCGTTGCCTTAGGGGAACaaagcaatttaataataattataacaaattaaacatacataaaag gttttaTACAGCTCTGGCTTTACAAGATTTAGTAAACGAAGTGCCTTTATCAGAAGTATCTAAAAAATTTCAATGTGCTAGAGGTTTTTTGCAAGGGCTTCAGCAAGCATCATCAACATTTGCTG GTATGGTGACAGCTTTTTGCCATCAACTGGGCTGGAAAAATATGGAAATGCTTATATCGCAATTTCAAGATCGCCTTCAATTCGGCATACATTCAGAGTTGTtggaattaatgaaattatcttCTTTAAATGGTGTGAGAGCTCGTACTTTATTTGATGCAGGATTCGAAACTATTTCTAGTATTGCTTCGGCTGCaccaaatataattgaaaattgtcTTCACAAATCTATACCATTTCAAAGTGAAAAAGAAAGAGAGGGTGATGATGATACTGACGTTAGgaaacgaaataaaatgaaaaatatttggataACGGGATTTTGTGGTATGACCACTAAGGAAGCAGCAGAAAATCTTATTTTAGAAGCTAGAAAATATCTCGAGCAAGAAATTGGAGTGGCAGAAATTAAATGGAAGAATATTGAGTGTCCAGAAAAAAACACTTctgttacaaataattatattaataaaaaaacatttattgaatgtattgacaatgttaatataaaagtatctaAATTATCTGAAACAAAAAACCAAATAGATCAAGATTTGGATGAAAATTCAGAAGCTAAGACAACTCAAGCTACAGTTATATCAAAAGGTGAAATTCAGGCAGATACTTTGCAAGTGTGTGATAATACTTTAAATGATTTTCAAGTAAATAAGGAAGTTGAAATTGTTGATGGCGAAAATGTTCatagtaaaattaatgaaaacgaCAATATGACAAAAGTTTCATTAAGCCCGGATAAACAAGAACTAGTTTGGGATTCATTGAATGTTACCGATgctttttttgataatatttcgaAACTTCCTACTTCAGATAATTTCTTATCACCAAACATAAGCTTTGGTGTAATGACTAATTCCGATTTAGCGACTAATGTTGAAAATAATGCTTCTAAAAGTATATCGTCTAAAGACATAAGTTTGTTTTCATCTGATGGCGATAATTCAAGCATTTTTGAAGAAAGTTTGCCTTTTGATTTATTACCAAACACTATTATAGACAATAAAAAATCTGctagtgataaaaaaaatataatatatgaagctGATACAATCGTGGACTATGTTGATATTAActctaaatcaatattaaatgtatttaaatcacCTCTAATTGACGTAGATGATGAGgatgattttaaattagtttacgaAGATGAGAAAATAAGTCCAGTTCAAAATATTTCCGTCATGAACATTTCTCAAGAAAACGAAATCGGAAATACTCAAGAATTTAAAGAATCGTTTATTGAGTCTAATTTTAAAAGTCCACGGAAAAGACACGCGATTTCAAATAAGCACTGTTTACGATCTGCAGCTAAAAAGTCGAAAAAGTCCATTTTGCCAGAATTCCATTCAACACATgatatgtttcaaataaaaattggtcCGAAATCCaaaaatatcgtattaaaatttgcaaataaaattgtgaattgttatattttgaacGAAAACGACAATTGCAATAACTTTTTTCTTATAGAAAAGGCCAAAGAAGTTTCAATTATTCTCGatataaattcgaaagaaactaaatcttttactaaattaattggtagtaatatatttgttaagccCAAAgattcatttgaaaacattcaaATCCATACTGAAGAAAATTTGCCTGTAAAAGgaatagctttatatttaaatagtaatagtaatatatgtctatattttgatataatgtcTTTGAAAAGCTACCTGCCAGAGtttaaagataaattgaaaCGGTTTTTTTCAAATGCAAGAGGTATTAAGTTGCGGATGTTATCAACTAAAGCAACTTATTTGCAAATCAAGAAATGGTTAGAGGCAGTTTTATTAACTCCGTGTAGTGATATCACGCTAGGTGAATGGTTATTGGACAGCGATGAGAAGACGTCAAGAATTATGGACTTG ACAAAGAAGTATTGCaatgtagatttatttaatactgaaatatttgttaatgatGAGAGAAAAAGATACAATAACTTAGATTCGCACGAAAAAGCGTGTCTTAACACTTGGTGTCTATGGAACATTTCGGAAGAGCAAATCAAATCCttagaaaaatattcattaattaataagactttag ataCAGAGATTCAAGTGTCCAAGATTCTGGCGGACTGCGAGTACTATGGAATAACTGTGGATAAAGATCTTGCGTCCCGACTTTTGATTGATGTGAAAAGTTCACAGGAGGTCTTGCAAAATAAAGCTTTCAAATTATGCGGATATCATTTCAATTTTAACTCCGCTAAAGATGTCGCTAAG GTTTTAGGGTTATACAAAGGACGTAAAATAAGCACAAAGAAAAGTGTTCTTACCGCCCACAATAGTACAATGGCTAGCATCGTGATATATTGGAGGAAACTTAACTCTATACTAACTAAAACCTTATACCCTCTTACTCAGCAAGCTGTCATATACAGCCGTGACGACAG GATAAGCCCGTCCTACACTATGCACACTTGCACCGGTCGAATTAGTATGCACGAGCCGAACTTACAGAACGTCCCTCGAACGTTTTCTATTCCACTCGAATACCTCGCCGTCAAAGATAATATTGAACCTTGTGGGGACGTCATAGAGTTCAACTGCAGGAACATTTTCAAAGCGACACCGGGTTACGTTTTTGTGTCAGCTGATTATTGCCAGTTGGAAATGAGAATTCTGACTCACTATTCCAAAGATGCGGTGTTGACTAGAATTATGTGTTCGAACGTCGATGTTTTTAAGTCAATTGCAGCCTCTTGGAGTGGAGTGGCTGATGAACTG GTTGATGACGATTTGAGACAGAAAGCTAAACAGCTCTCTTACGGTATACTATACGGGATGGGCAACAAAACTTTAGCGCAATACCTCGACGTTAACGAGATAGAGGCTGCGATGTTCATGGACACGTTTTACAATACTTATCCTGCTATCAAAGTTTTTACACAAAAGGTCGTAGACGAATGCAGGAAAAATGGATACATAGAAACATTGATGAAAAGGAGAAGATATTTGCCAGACATCACAAGTAATATGGCATCTAAACGAG GCGCAGCTGAAAGGCAAGCCATAAACACCACTATACAAGGATCAGCAGCGGATGTAGCCAAGGCAGCGATGTGCGCCATAGACACAAAAACCAGCTCAGACATCGACAAACCTCGTCTAATACTCCAAATGCACGATGAACTTATATATGAAGTTGTCGAATCGaagaaagataattttattggaattttaaaaagtttaatggAAGAAACGGTCCGTTTAAACGTTCCACTTCCCGTTAAAGTGAAAATCGGTTATACTTGGGGCGCGATGGAAAACGTCTAG
- the LOC125065514 gene encoding tubby-related protein 4, translating into MHLHFERNVNAKCDCTILSLSWMGKVPDELPEEEGWKLNRNNYYQEGWLATGNVRGVVGVTFTSSHARRPHELPLRTNYNLRGHRSDVILVKWNEPYQKLASCDSSGVIFVWIKYEGRWSIELINDRSTPVTHFSWSHDGRMALICYQDGFVLVGSVAGQRYWSSMLSLDARITCGCWTPDDSQVYLGTASAQLVVMDVHGAMVSQVQLVAEGGIISMAWSCEKFKMEEGEEIGENNGGHVLAVALGNGEIVLLRGHDDVSPFRIHTGLRGNTLAMEWANSRELLAVAGTLIAEPNEPEDEPPFKNVVKFYSDTGALIYTVPIPYTQARVTALTWGHAARRLFVGAGGAVCTARVWRVVAPLQLLARVRAASALRHPRLAAKLPLPPRLQPALASLFAHTIRCNVPEANELRRFVSRPPAAGGRLHCTMLRHDDEEAGAYTLYLEHLGGLVPLLKGRRTSKIRPEFVIFDPQGEEGVTGCLRESSSSSSGAGSASSSSGSGGSIGGGISSPRPPRTPRAPRRAPRQPLPQEDSCSSDTEREDGCSGSPRLQRRRRARERRKTRNATDKDETPDELAYIDSLPEDVRLVEVTSNIWGTKFKMHGLAKNVPANLGQVTYKTSLLHLQPRQMTLMITELRDDYPIGPDPNFNPNIFSEDEEDVFQPSEVNSPSHMNNNIRKKFNPVIVTDRMTNTNNIINQSEIYSPNNNTSNPALARAESYDEFPYIDTNDTMNNIPENVYNANSVRHSAQNSEKRVSNASAVTNRHAISPLRCESSVPTLQSPKNAVAPTDIIFERPSPQTVTCGGRGDFCGGRTDYSVRDNTSLKGNLSNIDQQPFSLNLSLEPSRQVIIKKCDNHVSDNCLSKLRKNICSRGETSYEVNARILKSLCNKNYEHEVHPDAMNKRTDTIKNLQKGEDLKYIDEETPVDTNINNLTDKVRESRVQRTTTVVPISPVCTSLPVYDTMTRSCSVGYLDLVDPQVLHAQVSLTALRGEPPRRLILVNNKRQRRPRRYFKASDMKQIENLRTPSLRKCGKSKSLDSGELSITAEKGKKQTKADLNVKADVSANSSSRCNSTGEDNSGTSTEEGRGRRERRERPACSACRLLAPSERRESDAPYVCAVCSACASPAPRAPPAALTDSDSDYSKYYSSLEQLALRLLASRSSQRAGGAAAAGVSRESSSAPASPRPARSTASPAPASPAPRTSRRQRYSSASPIRQLLNSPLLNRRRNKKLSESSDDEYSNGYNEVNSKNYRDLESFQKAQLRNKLKRAGGSINVATSSSAPENRSSNRRQLVMHNKAPMWNENSQVYQLDFGGRVTQESAKNFQIEYHGKQVMQFGRIDGNAYTLDFQYPFSALQAFAVALANVTQRLK; encoded by the exons ATGCATCTTCATTTCGAAAGGAACGTAAATGCAAAATGCGACTGCACGATACTATCGCTGTCGTGGATGGGCAAAGTTCCCGATGAGCTGCCTGAG gaaGAAGGATGGAAGCTGAATCGTAATAACTATTACCAAGAGGGGTGGCTAGCGACTGGCAATGTGCGCGGAGTGGTTGGCGTCACATTCACGTCATCGCACGCACGCCGTCCGCATGAACTGCCACTGCGCACTAATTACAACTTGCGCGGACATCGCTCTGAT GTGATCCTGGTAAAATGGAACGAGCCGTATCAGAAATTGGCATCGTGTGACAGTTCAGGCGTTATCTTCGTGTGGATAAAGTACGAAGGCCGGTGGAGTATCGAGCTGATCAACGACCGCAGTACACCTGTCACCCACTTCTCTTGGTCACATGATGGAAGGATGGCTTTGATATGCTATCAG gacGGATTCGTGCTCGTTGGATCTGTAGCTGGTCAAAGATACTGGTCATCGATGCTCTCGCTTGACGCTCGTATCACATGCGGCTGTTGGACCCCGGACGATAGCCAGGTCTACCTCGGAACTGCATCCGCTCAGCTTGTTGTAATGGATGTCCACGGTGCTATGGTGTCGCAG gtGCAATTGGTTGCTGAAGGCGGTATAATATCTATGGCGTGGTCGTGCGAAAAGTTCAAAATGGAAGAGGGTGAAGAAATCGGCGAGAACAACGGGGGTCACGTACTAGCCGTTGCTCTGGGCAACGGGGAAATTGTACTTTTGCGTGGGCATGATGATGTTAGCCCGTTTCGTATTCACACTGGCCTAAGAGGCAACACGCTGGCAATGGAGTGGGCCAATTCTCGGGAATTACTCGCTGTGGCTGGAACTCTTATTGCTG AGCCAAACGAGCCCGAGGACGAACCGCCTTTTAAGAACGTCGTAAAATTCTACTCCGACACGGGGGCACTAATTTACACTGTTCCCATTCCATACACACAA GCTAGAGTAACAGCACTGACATGGGGCCACGCAGCGCGTCGGCTGTTCgtgggcgcgggcggcgcggtaTGCACGGCGCGCGTGTGGCGCGTCGTGGCGCCTTTGCAGCTACTGGCACGCGTGAGGGCTGCATCCGCTTTGAGACACCCGCGATTGGCTGCAAAGTTACCTTTGCCGCCTCGCCTCCAGCCAGCGCTGGCCAGTCTCTTTGCGCATACTATACGA TGTAACGTTCCCGAAGCAAATGAGCTTCGTCGCTTCGTGTCACGACCACCAGCGGCAGGGGGACGATTGCATTGTACAATGTTACGTCATGACGACGAGGAGGCGGGCGCCTACACGCTGTACTTGGAGCATCTCGGTGGACTCGTCCCGTTGCTCAAAGGACGAAGAACGAGTAAAATCAGACCTGAGTTCGTCATATTTGACCCGCAAGGAGAAG AAGGAGTAACTGGCTGTCTGCGTGAGTCGAGTAGCAGCAGCAGCGGTGCCGGCAGCGCGTCTAGCAGTAGTGGTAGTGGTGGAAGCATCGGAGGTGGCATCTCGTCTCCCCGCCCGCCACGCACGCCCCGTGCTCCCCGTCGGGCTCCTCGTCAGCCATTGCCGCAAGAGGATTCTTGTTCCTCAGATACTGAGAGGGAGGATG GGTGTTCAGGATCTCCAAGATTACAAAGACGAAGGCGGGCTCGCGAACGACGAAAAACTCGCAACGCAACTGATAAAGATGAAACTCCTGATGAATTAGCATATATAGACTCCTTACCCGAg gaTGTACGACTAGTGGAGGTGACTTCTAATATTTGGGGAACAAAATTCAAAATGCATGGCTTAGCCAAGAATGTTCCAGCGAATCTCGGTCAAGTgacatataaaacctctttactGCATCTTCAACCACGACAAATGACTTTAATGATAACAGAACTGAGGGACGATTATCCAATTGGCCCAGATCCTAATtttaatccaaatatattttcgGAGGATGAAGAGGATGTATTTCAACCTAGCGAAGTAAATTCTCCATCtcatatgaataataatatcagaaaaaaattCAATCCAGTTATTGTAACCGATAGAATGACcaatacaaataacataattaatcaaTCTGAAATTTATTCGCCCAATAACAATACTTCAAACCCGGCTTTAGCTCGGGCTGAGTCTTATGACGAATTTCCGTATATAGACACAAATGATACTATGAATAACATACCTGAAAATGTTTACAACGCGAACTCTGTGCGACATTCAGCGCAGAATTCCGAAAAACGTGTAAGCAATGCGTCTGCTGTGACCAACCGGCACGCAATTTCACCATTAAGATGTGAAAGTTCTGTTCCTACTCTTCAATCACCTAAAAATGCAGTAGCACCAACAGATATTATATTCGAAAGGCCCTCACCACAAACAGTGACTTGCGGCGGGCGGGGTGACTTCTGTGGAGGTCGAACAGATTATAGTGTAAGAGATAACACATCTCTAAAAGGAAACCTATCAAATATCGATCAACAACCATTTAGCTTAAATCTTAGCTTAGAACCTAGTAGACAAGTGATAATCAAAAAGTGTGACAACCACGTCTCTGACAATTGTCTTTCTAAACTAAGAAAGAACATTTGTAGCAGAGGTGAAACATCATACGAAGTGAACGCAAGAATTTTGAAATCattatgtaacaaaaattaCGAGCACGAAGTGCATCCCGATGCAATGAACAAACGCACAGATACGATTAAGAATTTACAAAAGGGAGAAGATCTCAAATACATCGACGAGGAAACACCAGTCGACACGAATATCAACAATTTGACGGACAAAGTTCGAGAAAGCAGAGTCCAAAGGACAACTACAGTAGTTCCTATAAGTCCTGTATGTACCAGTTTGCCAGTATATGATACGATGACGCGGAGCTGCAGCGTCGGTTATTTGGATCTCGTTGACCCACAAGTTTTACACGCACAAGTCAGTCTGACCGCTTTACGCGGAGAACCACCGCGACGTCTCATACTAGTCAATAATAAGAGACAACGACGTCCAAGAAGATATTTTAAAGCCAGTGACATGAAACAGATAGAAAATTTAAGAACTCCAAGTTTAAGAAAGTGTGGCAAGTCAAAGAGTCTCGACTCTGGGGAGTTATCAATAACCGCGGAAAAGggaaaaaaacaaacgaaggCTGACTTGAACGTGAAGGCTGACGTTTCCGCCAATTCAAGCAGTAGATGTAATAGCACAGGGGAGGACAACAGTGGGACGAGCACGGAGGAAGGGCGAGGACGAAGAGAGCGACGAGAGCGCCCCGCTTGCTCCGCGTGCCGACTGCTGGCGCCCAGCGAGCGCCGCGAGTCCGACGCGCCCTACGTGTGCGCGGTGTGCAGCGCGTGCGCGTCCCCCGCACCCCGTGCGCCTCCCGCCGCGCTCACCGACAGTGACTCCGATTACAGCAAGTATTATA gtTCACTAGAGCAGCTGGCGCTCCGCCTGTTGGCGTCTCGTTCGTCACAGCGGGCAGGCGGCGCGGCCGCGGCGGGCGTGTCCCGGGAGAGCAGCTCGGCGCCCGCGTCACCGCGCCCGGCGCGCTCTACCGCCTCGCCCGCTCCCGCGTCGCCAGCGCCGCGCACCTCGCGACGGCAACGCTACTCGTCCGCTTCTCCCATTAG gcAACTTTTGAACTCGCCTCTCCTTAACAGAAGAAGAAATAAGAAACTTTCTGAGAGCTCGGACGATGAGTACTCCAATGGCTACAATGAGGTCAATAGTAAGAATTACAGAGATCTTGAGAGCTTTCAAAAAGCACAACTTAGAAATAAG CTCAAACGCGCTGGTGGAAGTATAAATGTTGCGACGTCTTCAAGTGCCCCGGAAAATCGCAGCAGCAATCGACGTCAGCTCGTCATGCACAACAAGGCGCCAATGTGGAACGAGAACAGTCAGGTCTACCAGCTGGACTTCGGAGGACGTGTAACTCAAGAATCCGCAAAGAATTTCCAAATCGAGTATCATGGCAAAcaa GTAATGCAGTTCGGCCGCATTGATGGCAACGCATATACACTAGACTTCCAGTATCCATTCTCGGCGCTGCAAGCTTTTGCTGTTGCTTTAGCGAACGTAACACAAAGACTGAAATGA